The genomic interval CAATGAAAAAGAGTCAATTTGGATGTTTAAAAGTGATTTTGGACTAATTAAGAAAAAGATCCAATTAAAAGTTGATATTATTAGCTGGACTGAACCCTCGAAAGTAACTTTTAATCTGACAGGAATAAATGAAAAAGCAACAGGTAGCGGATATTTTGAAGTACAGAAAATAGATGAAAAGAACACAACCATGATAGGTTACCTCGAAATTACGTCAGAAGGGGCAATGGCAAAAATGGTTAATTCCCAATTAAAGAAAAACCTTGTAGATATGACAAAAGAATTGACCGACGCAATTGTGGCAAAAATTGAAAAGCTCGAAAAGGTTAAATAATTCCTATTTAATAAATGATGAATTTATAAAGGATTATTCTCTTTTTACAAGTATTAAATCTTGTCTAGTGCAATAGTTGTGATGGCCCTTGCTAATATGCAATAAAATACAGGAGTACATTCAATGGAGGTGATGTCATGGCAGTTGTGAAGGCTACTGAAGCAGATATCGACCTCTTAGCAAGATTGCTTAGAGCTGAAGCCGAGGGCGAAGGGATACAAGGGATGCTGATGGTAGGAAATGTGGGGATTAACCGAATTAGAGCAAATTGTTCAGATTTTAAAGGACTGCGTACGATTCCGCAAATGATCTATCAACCACATGCTTTTGAAGCTACGATAAAAGGTTACTTCTAACAAAGGTCTCGGGAAAGCGAAAAACGGTTAGCACGTCGCGTTATTAATGGGGAAAGGTTATGGCCGGCACGATTTAGTTTATGGTATTTTCGACCAGTTGGCGATTGTCCTCCACAATGGTATAATCAACCGCATGTTGCTCGTTACAAACTTCATTGTTTTTATGAACCAACAGCTGAAACATGTGAGAATATTTATAATACATTTTAATAGGCTAATAACTTCATTTGTATATGTTGAATTATAAACAGAAAACAGCCGATGTTTGGCTGTTTTTTCTTTTATAAGAAATTTTAAGTTAACTTAAAAATTAGAATGCAGATATAGAGCAAGGCGTAATGGGGATATATCAGCGATATTCCTGAAAAATCAATTACACCTACAGGGCAACTCAAAATGCATTTGCCAGAACAATAGAAATTTCTTAAGCAATTTTTATAAATAGATCATTTTCAAAATCTTACTATAATATTTCTTACATCCTCCATTACAGTGAATGATTGTTATAATTAATATTGAGGTGTGAATAATGTCCAGTATTTCCGGTAAAGGTATGATTGACAATCAAAGCAATCAAATTTATTATCATGATCATTTATTGGCAGATGAAAAATGGAAGGCATATATAGAAAATGATGCTGCGTTTAACAATCAATTTTTGTAAGCTGTTATAACCACAAAGATATTTTGTAAACTTTCATGTAAATCACGCTTGCCAAAAAAAGAAAATGTCCGTATTTTTTTTCGCGCTGAACAAGCATTGTCTGAAGAGTTTAGCCCTTGTAAACGTTGTTACCCAATTAATGAACTCTTACCTGATAATGAATTGATCGATACCATCACCAAATACATTGATCCCCATTTTACTGAAAAGCTAACACTGAAATTTTTGTCAGATATTAGCCATGGTAGCCCTTATCATTTGCAACGTACATATAAAAAAATAACAGGGATAACGCCTGTGCAATATATACAAAATGTCAGGTTAAATACAGCTAAATCATATTTACTGCATACTGATAAAGTTGATGTGGATATTGCAAGCACTGTTGGTATAACAAATACATCCTATTTTGTAACCTTGTTTAAAAAGAAAACAGGACCAACTCCTAATCAATTTCGACAAATACAGCAAAATTTACAATAGGTGATGAAATGAGTACAAAAAATAATCTGACCATATATTGGTCTTTGCTAAATTATAAGGAATGGAATTTATATCTTGCAGCAACTGCAAAAGGTTTATGCTTCGTAGGTTCTCAAAATATGCCGTTTGATGAATTGTCAGTTTGGGCAAATAAGCGTTTTCCTGGAATTCCTCTAACAGAAGACCGTGAAATACTAATACCTTATGAAAGTGAGGTAATTGAGTATTTAGAAGGGAAAAGGAAATGTTTTACTGTCTCATATGATGTGAAGGGAACACCATTCCAACAGGCAGTTTGGAGTGCACTTAGTGAAATTCCTTATGGTCACACGAAAACGTATTCTGACATAGCCAATATTATAAAAAAACCTGCTGCTGTGCGTGCTGTAGGTACTGCAATTGGTGCAAATCCCTTATTAATCGCCGTACCGTGTCATCGTATAGTAGGTAAAAATGGAAATCTAACTGGCTACAGAGGTGGATTGGATATGAAGAGTGATCTCTTGGATATTGAACGAAAAGGTTTAATTTAATGTTCCAAGCAGAAAAACAAGCTTTCTTAGAAAGTAAATATCATGAAAAGTGAATTATTCTATAAAAATCCAAAAACTATATTAAATAAAGGCACTGGATATCTTTTCCGGTTATAGCCATTCGCTTAACATTTATACAGGATGTTCATTCGGTTGTTCATATTGGTATGTAAGACAAATGCCAGTATCACTCTTTCGGGATATAGAGTGGGGGAAGTGGGTTGATATGAAGAATGGTGCAGGAACTATATTAAGTAAGGAACTTACAAGAGCTATAACAAAAGGAAAGGTTTCAATTTTTATATCATCGAGCACAGATCCGTATAACCAATCGAACATAAAGAAAAAGTGACTAGATCACTACTCCAGGTTATGGTATAAAATTAGAAATATGAAGATTATTGGAAAATATGGGGGAAAAGTGAAGCACATATTGCAGGTCATAAAGCAAGGCTTGGTAAACCAAAGCCAGAATATATCATAGTTCAGAAGGAGGATTATATGATGTGAAAGTGTCAAAGAAAGAAATTGAACAAAATAATTAACATAATTATTTGAAATTACATATCTGTTCTTTTGCAAATATAATGCATATACAAAGATAACTCTAGAATAGAAGTGATTGCCGATTTAGCACTCACTTCTATTTTTCATTTAAATAAAAGGTATGAATCGAACAATCCCCATTAATTTGTTAACTTGTTGCGATCTTCAATTTGTGGAGGTTCTTCCATCCAGCCATTTTTAATCATAATCTTTCCGCCATCTTGAGCGAAAGTGAAAATATCTTTTACAAGAAACCCCATTTTTGCAGGTAAGTCACTACGTAAACTAAATGCACCGCCTAAAGCATTACTACCAAGTCCAAATGAAGCTAATAAACTGGAATTATACATCATTAATTTATCAGAAAAAGGTGCTGTTTTTGATGTTGTTGCTTTACCTGCATGTGTAGCTGGCGGTTCAATAAAACTTTCACGCAAAAATTCACCTAAATCAATCTCAATTTTTTTAGATAATTTCATACCTTTAACAAAATAATCTTGTACCTCAGGATTTTTAGCTACTTGAGCAAAGCCAATCATTAATTGCATCCCGATAAGATTTGTTTCGATCGCATGATGGATAAGTGAAACTTCAACTGTATTTAAAGATCTCTTCTCACTAAACCAATGAAAACCATCCATATAATTTTTATCATTAACAAAATGGACTTCTTTTGGCATTGAAACTAAAGCCGGGCGTACTAAGACTCCTTTTTCTAGTAGGAGTTGGGTTGAGAGACTATTCATTTCCTGAGATTTTGCAGTCAATCCTATAAAAAAGTCCTCAATATCCTTTCGATAGGACATGCCTGTAAACAGAGCATAAAGACTCATTTCAACCTTAGTCATCATATGCAAGTACAATATATCGTACATGTAGTCATATAATTTTGGAACACCTTTATGTATATCGCTTTCAGTAAAACCAATAGGTACTACTGCACCTTCTTGCTGGAGAATGATTGTAATCTTCTCAGCGTTTTTAGCAGCATTTTCATGATGCATTTGTAAAAGTAGTTTTTCTTCATGATCCGCGTGCTCTATAAAATGCTCTAATACCCTGAGCATCATTGTTTTTTCTTGATAGGTCATCCACAAATTTGCTAATTCTGAAGCTGAAATAGGCACTTGACTTGAAGACATAGTCTTACCCTCCTAATTTTATTTTCATATTATAACCATTCATAAATTAATTTATGAATAAACAATATAAAAAATCAAATTAGCCGATTCATTTTCTTATTCAAGGTTAATTCAGATTGGATTTGTCATGTGTTCCGATCTTTAACTAACAGAGATAAAATTAAAAAGACTTGCCACTTTTATGTTCTTTAAATTTTTTATTAAAATTTTATATAAAAGATTGATCAATGCTGCAACTTATTTTATAATGAAACGAAATAATTCATATAATTATACTAGGAATTAACGAGGAGGATAGCCATGATTCAAATGTTAATAACTGGCCTAATTTGTGGTATATTACTAGGTTTTGTCATGCAAAGAGGGCGTTTTTGTTTAACTGGTGGCTTTAGAGATATGTATATTGCGAAAGATAATCGTATGTTTTATGCTTTATTAATCGCAATCGCTGTACAAAGTGTTGGTGTATTTGCTTTAATTCAATTCGGTGTATTTGAATTTTCAGCAGGTGCATTTCCTTGGTTAGCCGTTATAGTAGGTTCTTTTATTTTTGGAATTGGAATTGTTCTTGCTGGAGGATGTGCTACAGGAACATGGTATCGGGCTGGGGAAGGCTTACTTGGAAGCTGGATCGCTCTATTTGGTTATATGGCTATGAGTGCAATTATGAAATCTGGTCCATTGATGCCAGTAAATACTTCTATTCAATCTGTTCAACTAGGTAGTAACTCTATTTCTGAAACAACCGGAATACCAACTTGGATTTTTATTGTCGTTTTGGTTACGATTGTGGCAGCTATAGTTATTAGAGAACTTAAAAAGCCAAAAGTTTTCATTCCACAAATGAAACCTAAGCGTACTGGTCTTTCTCATTTACTATTTGAAAAAAGATGGCATCCATTTTTTACAGCTACATTAGTCGGTATCATTGCTATTCTTGCATGGCCGCTTAGTGTTGCGACAGGAAGAATAGGTGGTCTTGGAATTACCACTCCGTCTGCAAATATTCTTCAATTTTTAGTAACAGGTGATCAAACTTTAATCAATTGGGGCGTTTTCCTTGTACTTGGAATTTTCTTAGGCTCGTTCATTGCCGCAAAGGCAAGTCGGGAATTTCGCTTTAGAATGCCTGATGCAAAAACTGGTATTACTAGTTTTATAGGTGGAAATGTAATGGGATTTGGTGCTAGTTTAGCTGGCGGATGTTCAATTGGAAATGGATTAGTCATGACTGCTATGATGACATGGCAAGGTTGGGTTGCATTACTATTTATGATATTAGGTACATGGACAGCTTCTTATTTTGTATTTGTTCGACCACGAATTAAAAAAACTGTTGCTTCTGCTACAACAGTAACAACGGCATAGGAGAGATGAGATATGAAAAAAACATTAGAAGTTATGGGTCAAGTTTGCCCTTTCCCATTAATTGAAGCAAAAAAAGAAATTGAAGATATCGGTTCTGGAGATGAATTGGTTATTAATTTTGATTGTACACAAGCAACAGAAAGTATTCCTCGCTGGGCTGCTGAAGAAGGTCATACTATAACAAATTATGAACAACTCAGTGATGCAGCATGGACGATTACTGTACAAAAAAATAGTCTAGTATAGGCTAGCAATTTTCTGGGCATGAATTCGGTATTAGACCGGATTCATGCTTTTTCATTTGCCATAACTTCAATTAATTGTATAAAAATGGGGAAAGGCTAAGTAAATATGATGTATTAATATCACAAGACTCCGATGTTAAGATAAACTAACAGTTTTAGGTTAATCAAATAATGTATCAAGGAACCTAAATAATAATGTATTCCTTACACGCAAGACACACTATAACGTGAGAATTTAATGGATAGAAGATTTAAAATTATACTTTGCAAAATAATAATTTTAAAACCTTTGAGCAAATTTTCACTAATTCCATATTGTATATAAAAACATATGAGGTGTTGTCAGCATGTATTTAACTTTATTATTACCCTTGGTGATTCCTTATGGTGATCCTTGGACTCTGCACAATCCAAGAGCACACTTTAAAAGGGAAACTGAATTCTTTAGTTGGATTGAATCAGTAAGTAAAAAGAAATATCCCAAAGTACCTCTATTGTTTTCTAGTGATATCGAGACGCATAAAGTAGGCTTTATAGAGGGAGAACAAGGTCTTTTTCCAAAAGTTGTACCTATTGCTGTTACCGCATAATTTGTATTGTCATTCAATTACTTAGTAAAATATTTAATAATCTATTTTGTATGAAACTCATATAGCTTGGAATATAAGAGTAAACAAACATAGCCGTTTATACAAATTTAATTTAGACAATTCTTTGTTATGATACAATAAAGCCGCATTCTTTCGTTGGAAAATGCGGCTGTAACAGAATATGGTATTGATAAATTAAATATGACAATCACGCACAAATGTTTTGATAAAACCGTACTTTACTAATTTCGGTACACAATACGTGCGACGGATTAAATACTATTTCTCATTTAAGTCCGACGCAAGCGTTATACTGTCCATCTTAATTAGAGATTTTCGACTACTAGAAAATTTAATAGTAGCCCTAACATTTCTTATTTTATTTGAACTTTTTTTTGAACTTTTTTTCGGACTTTTTCTTTATTTTCTTTACATTGTCATCCTTATCATGATGGCAACAGCATTTTTCCTCTTTCTTATGCTCATTGCAGCCTTCTTCATGATGACAACAGCACTTATCATCTTTCTTATGCTCATTGCAGCCCTTATCATCATGACAACAGCATTTTTCCTCTTTTCTATGCTCATAGTAGTCTTTTTCATGATGACAATAGCACTTATCCTCTTTCTTATGCTCATTGCAGCCCTTATCATGATGACAATAGCATTTTTCCTCTTTCCTATGCTCATAGTAGCCTTTTTCATGATGACAACAGCACTTATCATCTTTCTTATGCTCATTGCAGCCCTTATCATGATGACAACAACACTTGTTATCTCTGCAATGATAATGGTATTTCTCATCTCTGTAATGGTCATCGTAATCTTTTTTATGACAACAGCACTTATCATCTCTGCGATGTTCATCGCAGTCTTTATCATGATGGCTGCAACAATTCCAATCTTTCTTAGGGTGACACTTACAATCATTATCTTTCATATGATGATCTTCATTACACCTGTGATTCTTTTTACAGTCATCTTTTTCATTGTTCAAAGTGACATTGACATGGACGTTTTGGACTAGACTTTCAGAATCGCATTTTTTTCGTTTTGGTGGAAAGTGAGGAAAACAATCAAACGTTTTTGTATAATAACTATGAGGAATTACATATCTTTTAATTTAAAACACATCCTTTCTTTTATTTTCTAATATGTTATTCATAAATTAAAAACCTGTTTGTACATCTTACTCAAATAGAAGTTGAATTTAATAAAATAATTAGGTGGGTATCGATACGAAACTTTATTTGCGGTTGCATGTAAAGTAATAAGAAACAATCCTGTGAGTGGAGAGGACTTTTGTAATACCTTTTAAAAATAACTAAAAAATTGTTTTATTTCTATGCTTCCAAAGAGGAGTAATGAATGAAAAACAAAAAAGAATGCTCTCAGTCAGCATTCTTTATTTCGATCTTTATCTCTCAAATGTACGAAATCTTTTAACAAGATCAAGTTAATATTTTTATTACATTAGCGGTTACATTTTTGGACACTTAAAAAAAGTCTCAACTAAAATCATTCATCCCCAGGACTCTTGTGAATAATCTTTTCTATAATCTCATGCAAATCATCAGGCTAATGAAATTCAATAGGGGAGACACCTTTCTCAAACTCAATCGTATCTGCCTCAACAAGCAGTACATATCGTTCATTTATCTTTCCTAAATGCTACATTCTCAGCAAAATCGGCAAGCACTCCCTTAATATGCGTATCTCCAAGCTTCATTTTCAACACAGCTTCTGGTGTATTCTCGACAATCATTGCGGTCGCTTCTACAACCTGTTCAGTCGTTAGTCGTTCTTGTACTTCACGCTTCGGACTTGCTTTGACTATGCTCTTCATATGTCTCTTAGACATGCTCTTGAACCATTGTCATCACTTGACTTTTCATAATTTCAGGCATTGACTCCCCATATTCGACAAATTTCAAGAAATCCTCAAAGTAGCGGGGTGTGATGCTTGGTGGATTTTCAGCTCGCCAGATTCAATCATCCCTTCTTCAGGCATGTAGGGGTATTGAATTGACTTCATATTTTTCGTAGTGATCGCCATCTCAACTTTTCTGATGAGAGTTGATTCATCAACTATAGATGCAACTTTTGGTTCGAAGTCACATTTTAGAATAAATGAAAATTTATGTTCAATATTTTCTTGGAATGGCTGTAACCACTAAATAGACACCGCCACGGACAGCACTTGTATCAAGGTAGGCACGAACAAATTGCTCACTATTTTCAGTGAAATCATCTTTTGTTGCAGCTGTTAAAGTACGATCAAAATGATTATAGTTAGGGTTTGAATCTAACTCGTGACCTGGTTCAACGATAAAATGGCCAAGTTTTGTAGGAACTTGTTCTGATTTTGGATGTTTTTCTACTTTTCTTTTTATAATTTTTTTAAGTTCCCCATCCAGGAAATCCTTTAATTCACTATTTTCATATTCTTCCTCATTTAAAGTTTGAAAGTGTTTAAAGTATTTATTTGAATCCGCATCTTTTCCTTCTGCATGAATAACAAAAAAAGACAAAAAACGAATCTTGAATTCCAAATTTACATCACCTAGCTTTACATATGTTCAGTTTGTTCATTATAGGGAAACAATTTTAAATCGTCAATTCCAATAATTAAATAAACATTTATTATTCCTGTATAACTACGAATTGTGGTACACTTATTTTCAGAAAAATATCAATTATATGAAAATATTATCTCGGAGTGGTTAGATGCAAATAACATTATCAAATAGGATGAAGTCTTTTCAACCTTCAATTTTTAGTGAACTTTCCCTCTATAAAAAGCAAAAACTAAGTCAAGGTGCACCAATAATTGATTTAAGTATTGGTAGTCCAGATTTAGCTCCACCAGATTTTATTACAAAAAGCCTGGCAAAAGAGGTGTTGAAAGAGGATCAATATGGATATTCATTAACTGGTACTTCCCAGTTTAATCAAGCGGTTTCGATGTTTTATAAGAAAAATTATCAAGTAGAATTCAATCATGAAAATGAAGTCATTATGCTGATGGGTTCGCAAGATGGGCTTGTTCATTTTCCAATGGTTTTTGCTAATCCAGGGGACATTATATTAGTTCCAGATCCAGGTTATACAGCATATACGGCGGGCATTGCTATGGCTGGAGCAAATCCGTATTTTATGCCATTGTTAAAGGAAAATAACTTCTTGCCGGACCTTTCTAAGATACCTGATGAAATAGCAGAAAAAGCGAAAATGATGATTTTAAACTTTCCTGGTAATCCAGTTCCTGTGTTAGCGGGTAAAGAATATTTTACGAAGGTAGTAGAATTTGCCAAAAAGCATAACATTCTTATCCTTCATGATTTTGCGTATTCGGAGCTTTATTATGATGACAATAAACCTGTCAGTTTTTTATCTGTGGAAGGTGCGAAAGACGTAGGTGTAGAAATTTCATCATTTTCTAAAAACTACAATATGGCAGGAAGTCGGATTGGATATTTAGCAGGTAATAAAGATATTATTCAAGCTATGAAGCAGTTGAAAAGCAATTTAGATTATGGAGTGTTTTTGCCAATTCAAAATGCAGCGATTGAAGCTTTGCAGAATGGTGAAGATTTTTGTAAAGAAAGCAGAAAAATTTATCAGTCAAGAAGGGACCTATTAGTTACAGGGTTAAGAGAAATAGGCTGGGAGATAAGAAAGCCTGATGCAGGGATGTTTCTCTGGGCGGAGATTCCAAAAGGATGGACATCTGTAGAATTTACTTATACTTTGATAGATAAGGCTAATGTGGTTGTTACACCAGGATCTGCGTTTGGTCCAAATGGTGAGGGGTATGTCCGAATTGCTTTAATCCAAAGTATAGAAAAGCTCAAAGAAGTCATTTCGTCAATTGACAAGGCAAATATATTCAAAAATTAATAAAATAGATTTTCTGGTCATTAAAAAATGTCTGATTCCTTATATGAATATAACGTCAAAATTGGTATAAAATAATTTTTTTTATAGATAATTTTGAATCTTTTGTCGAAAAACAGTTGTTAACTACTTAGTAAAAGAATAAAATAAGGTAATACAGAAAATTGAATTAATTATCGTTATTATTTTAAAAATAACAAGCTTATATTATTTTGAACTGGGAGAGTTTGCTATGACAAATAAAATTAACATCACACTTAGTACAACCAAAAAAGAAAAGCCAGCCTCTAATCAACTGGAATTCGGGCGCGTTTTTACTGATCATATGTTTGTTATGGATTATAGTTCTTCAAAAGGATGGTATGATCCTAGAATTGTTCCATATGAACCAATTACTTTAAGTCCGTCATCGATGGTTTTCCATTATGGCCAAACAGTTTTTGAAGGATTAAAAGCATACCGAACAAAAGATGACAAAGTTCTATTGTTTAGACCTGATAAAAACTTCCAAAGATTAAATTTATCAAATGATCGCTTATGTATTCCGCAAATTGATGAAGAGTTTTTGATTGATGCGCTTAAACAATTAGTGTCAATTGATAAAGACTGGATTCCAACTGCAGAAGGGACATCCTTATATATTCGTCCATTTATCATTCCAACTGAATATTATCTCGGTGTTGCTCCATCTAAATTTTATCGATTTATGATTATCCTTTCACCTGTAGGTTCCTATTATAAAGAAGGGATTCATCCGGTAAAAATCTTTGTTGAAAATCAGTATATTCGTGCTGTTGAGGGTGGAACTGGTAAAGCGAAAACAGGTGGTAACTATGCATCTAGCTTAAAAGCGCAGGATGAAGCCGAAAAAAGAGGTTACTCACAAGTTCTTTGGTTAGATGGTGTG from Metabacillus sediminilitoris carries:
- a CDS encoding DUF3231 family protein encodes the protein MSSSQVPISASELANLWMTYQEKTMMLRVLEHFIEHADHEEKLLLQMHHENAAKNAEKITIILQQEGAVVPIGFTESDIHKGVPKLYDYMYDILYLHMMTKVEMSLYALFTGMSYRKDIEDFFIGLTAKSQEMNSLSTQLLLEKGVLVRPALVSMPKEVHFVNDKNYMDGFHWFSEKRSLNTVEVSLIHHAIETNLIGMQLMIGFAQVAKNPEVQDYFVKGMKLSKKIEIDLGEFLRESFIEPPATHAGKATTSKTAPFSDKLMMYNSSLLASFGLGSNALGGAFSLRSDLPAKMGFLVKDIFTFAQDGGKIMIKNGWMEEPPQIEDRNKLTN
- a CDS encoding branched-chain amino acid aminotransferase, which codes for MTNKINITLSTTKKEKPASNQLEFGRVFTDHMFVMDYSSSKGWYDPRIVPYEPITLSPSSMVFHYGQTVFEGLKAYRTKDDKVLLFRPDKNFQRLNLSNDRLCIPQIDEEFLIDALKQLVSIDKDWIPTAEGTSLYIRPFIIPTEYYLGVAPSKFYRFMIILSPVGSYYKEGIHPVKIFVENQYIRAVEGGTGKAKTGGNYASSLKAQDEAEKRGYSQVLWLDGVEKKYIEEVGSMNIFFKINGEIVTPSLNGSILEGVTRNSILQILNHWGVPVSERRLSMEEVYQAYKDGLLEEAFGSGTAAVISPIGEFFYKEEKMLINNGETGELSKKLYDTLTGIQTGVYEDVFNWVVEVK
- a CDS encoding sulfurtransferase TusA family protein; this encodes MKKTLEVMGQVCPFPLIEAKKEIEDIGSGDELVINFDCTQATESIPRWAAEEGHTITNYEQLSDAAWTITVQKNSLV
- a CDS encoding CoxG family protein, translated to MPSELYKVVVNLPIYSIWNFVSVMDNWAPLVPGYIEHEIINEKESIWMFKSDFGLIKKKIQLKVDIISWTEPSKVTFNLTGINEKATGSGYFEVQKIDEKNTTMIGYLEITSEGAMAKMVNSQLKKNLVDMTKELTDAIVAKIEKLEKVK
- a CDS encoding LL-diaminopimelate aminotransferase, translated to MQITLSNRMKSFQPSIFSELSLYKKQKLSQGAPIIDLSIGSPDLAPPDFITKSLAKEVLKEDQYGYSLTGTSQFNQAVSMFYKKNYQVEFNHENEVIMLMGSQDGLVHFPMVFANPGDIILVPDPGYTAYTAGIAMAGANPYFMPLLKENNFLPDLSKIPDEIAEKAKMMILNFPGNPVPVLAGKEYFTKVVEFAKKHNILILHDFAYSELYYDDNKPVSFLSVEGAKDVGVEISSFSKNYNMAGSRIGYLAGNKDIIQAMKQLKSNLDYGVFLPIQNAAIEALQNGEDFCKESRKIYQSRRDLLVTGLREIGWEIRKPDAGMFLWAEIPKGWTSVEFTYTLIDKANVVVTPGSAFGPNGEGYVRIALIQSIEKLKEVISSIDKANIFKN
- a CDS encoding YeeE/YedE family protein — its product is MIQMLITGLICGILLGFVMQRGRFCLTGGFRDMYIAKDNRMFYALLIAIAVQSVGVFALIQFGVFEFSAGAFPWLAVIVGSFIFGIGIVLAGGCATGTWYRAGEGLLGSWIALFGYMAMSAIMKSGPLMPVNTSIQSVQLGSNSISETTGIPTWIFIVVLVTIVAAIVIRELKKPKVFIPQMKPKRTGLSHLLFEKRWHPFFTATLVGIIAILAWPLSVATGRIGGLGITTPSANILQFLVTGDQTLINWGVFLVLGIFLGSFIAAKASREFRFRMPDAKTGITSFIGGNVMGFGASLAGGCSIGNGLVMTAMMTWQGWVALLFMILGTWTASYFVFVRPRIKKTVASATTVTTA
- a CDS encoding methylated-DNA--[protein]-cysteine S-methyltransferase — protein: MSTKNNLTIYWSLLNYKEWNLYLAATAKGLCFVGSQNMPFDELSVWANKRFPGIPLTEDREILIPYESEVIEYLEGKRKCFTVSYDVKGTPFQQAVWSALSEIPYGHTKTYSDIANIIKKPAAVRAVGTAIGANPLLIAVPCHRIVGKNGNLTGYRGGLDMKSDLLDIERKGLI